A window of Mucilaginibacter paludis DSM 18603 contains these coding sequences:
- a CDS encoding hybrid sensor histidine kinase/response regulator transcription factor — protein MISWNLLNRLSLIFAILCFALNTAAQLKCNLKHYSTEDGLSHDRVLCMTKDSEGFMWFGTWDGINRFDGHNFIAYKARPGDSSSLKNNKIRNIIEDKLGYLWVKTYDNEVYRFDKRTEKFLAIPGTEVRSRFKNILINKIVPVSNGDTWLVTDKHGLLCAVGSKSLNPPVTVQYAEALGGEYNICSNDIRFLFEDSRQRLWIGTSNGVACLVKRGEKYTSLIFENQLPYFSRESNFTCITENNGIIYLGTANGRLLCYQVNSNRFHAVDVSAGIAINDLCFSKSNILYASTQGRGLAIINPANFSIKYQGIYNGDKYNSLFEDQAGLLWIEPEKTGVIKYDPRNSSFKLFTQKTDANISGPHTNYNVINGSNGIVWVSMRGGGFGYYDAGKDEISYFYDEPGSLNQQFSNIITALYVDASGILWLSGYEGSIYRAIFQPDNFTHHLLVKNPKNKTENEVRAIYEDRDGKLWIGTKAGEIYVLKDGKRLDNPFVNMPAGGIGSVYTIIQSKTGSIWLGTKGSGLYKAEQVTKDGRRYTLTHYDSDPDDVHSLSNKRIYSILEDSRGRIWVGTFGGGINLLVKDGPKAVFKNSNNSFKNYPIATCNVVRHLGEDGNGFIWVATTNGLVIFNPNESSPDDYKFYRHYKVPGDATSLGNNDVQFIYKDKQRHMWIGTFGGGLHQLISSGGLHQKLQFKFFNTSDGLPNDIILSITGDNKGNLWLTTENGLSKYDVKARRFQNYDYYDGLPNSKFSEAACFKSRSGNILLGCLNGYISFNPDKVYNTKYKANIALTNIQIYNKTVIAGAPGSVLKYPADQTDHITLNYDQNLIGIEYTALDYRESHKILYAYKMDGLDKDWNYVKTQRQATYTNLAPGKYIFRVKSVSYDLFKNIPEKTIAITILPPPWLTVWAFIGYFILAFVLLEVARRIVFTMIRLRNRVVVEQKLTELKLQFFTNISHELKTPLTLIVSPLEEITRAENLSPKGREYINVVNKNANRMIRFINQLLDFRKAQSGKMRLKISEVEIVGLVKQISLYFTELAKEKQIDLIVKSNVDKLYAWVDEEKLDIVIYNLLSNSFKFTPAHRKIVLEVKFNSGDTCFYINVIDQGEGIPKDKLTEVFELYYEGDKTNGSNLKGTGIGLALSKELVINHHGKIIAQNNTDGGATFSLELKTGKEHFGSKDVDFVNENHVPEFVQSFYVDKPETTVVGLPQSDANAYTVLIVEDNTDLRRFLYSQLSVNYRVIEAADGEEGLRIAQASLPDLVVSDVMMPNMDGIQMLDQLKNNILTSHIPVILLTAKSSVDNQIEGLKYGADFYITKPFHTDFIMACIESLIKQRKQLFESILGNKSILQLSPGEVFITSKDEQLLKETIRIVEEGMSDPDFNIDSVAIAVGLGRTTFYKKLKSLTGLAPVEFVRDIRLQRGEQLLCAGEFNISEIAYKIGFSSSGYFSTCFKEKYNLTPSQYLKKEKSATLHNNLN, from the coding sequence ATGATTAGTTGGAATTTGCTTAACCGGCTTTCTCTGATTTTTGCAATCCTGTGTTTCGCTCTTAACACTGCCGCGCAGCTAAAGTGTAATTTAAAGCACTATTCAACAGAAGATGGCTTATCGCACGATAGGGTTTTGTGCATGACAAAGGACAGCGAAGGCTTTATGTGGTTTGGCACCTGGGATGGCATTAACCGGTTTGATGGTCACAACTTTATAGCGTATAAGGCCCGACCGGGTGATAGCTCAAGCCTTAAAAACAACAAGATCCGTAACATTATTGAAGATAAATTAGGTTACCTATGGGTAAAAACCTACGATAACGAAGTTTACCGTTTTGATAAGCGTACCGAGAAGTTTTTGGCTATACCTGGTACCGAAGTTCGCAGTCGGTTTAAAAATATCCTGATCAATAAAATTGTACCGGTTTCTAACGGGGATACCTGGCTGGTAACTGATAAACACGGCTTGTTATGTGCTGTGGGCAGCAAATCACTAAATCCGCCGGTTACTGTGCAATATGCCGAAGCCTTGGGTGGCGAGTACAATATTTGCAGTAATGATATCAGGTTTTTATTTGAGGATAGCAGGCAAAGGCTTTGGATAGGCACCTCAAACGGTGTGGCATGCTTGGTTAAGCGTGGCGAAAAATACACTTCCCTTATTTTTGAAAACCAACTGCCCTATTTTAGCCGCGAAAGCAATTTTACCTGTATCACCGAGAACAACGGAATAATATATCTGGGTACCGCAAATGGCAGGCTATTATGTTATCAGGTGAATAGCAATAGGTTTCACGCTGTTGACGTTAGCGCAGGCATAGCCATTAACGATTTATGTTTTTCTAAAAGCAATATACTTTATGCTTCAACACAGGGTAGGGGGCTTGCCATAATCAATCCTGCAAATTTTAGTATCAAGTACCAGGGTATTTATAACGGCGATAAGTATAATTCGTTGTTTGAAGACCAGGCGGGCTTGTTATGGATTGAGCCCGAAAAAACGGGTGTCATCAAATACGATCCCCGTAATAGCTCTTTTAAATTATTCACCCAAAAAACAGATGCAAATATTTCCGGTCCACATACCAATTACAACGTCATCAATGGCTCTAATGGTATAGTTTGGGTAAGCATGCGCGGCGGCGGATTTGGCTATTATGATGCAGGGAAGGATGAGATATCTTATTTTTATGACGAGCCCGGAAGCCTTAATCAACAATTTTCAAATATCATTACCGCTTTATATGTTGATGCTTCGGGCATACTCTGGTTAAGTGGTTATGAAGGCAGTATTTACCGTGCCATTTTTCAACCAGATAACTTTACTCATCACCTGTTGGTTAAAAACCCTAAAAATAAAACTGAGAACGAGGTAAGGGCGATTTATGAAGATAGAGACGGTAAGCTGTGGATAGGTACAAAAGCTGGCGAGATTTATGTATTGAAAGATGGAAAAAGGCTGGATAACCCTTTTGTTAATATGCCTGCAGGTGGTATAGGCAGCGTGTACACTATTATACAATCAAAAACTGGATCGATATGGCTGGGTACCAAGGGTAGTGGCTTGTATAAGGCAGAGCAAGTTACCAAAGACGGCAGGCGGTATACCTTAACCCATTATGACTCGGATCCGGATGATGTTCATAGTTTAAGCAATAAACGCATTTACTCTATTTTAGAAGATAGCCGGGGCCGGATTTGGGTTGGTACGTTTGGCGGCGGTATTAACCTGTTGGTTAAAGATGGGCCGAAGGCCGTTTTTAAAAATAGCAACAACTCGTTTAAAAATTATCCCATAGCAACTTGTAACGTGGTTAGGCATTTGGGCGAAGATGGCAACGGTTTTATTTGGGTAGCTACCACAAACGGGCTGGTGATATTCAACCCTAACGAAAGCTCGCCTGATGATTATAAGTTTTACAGGCATTACAAGGTTCCTGGGGATGCTACCAGCCTGGGTAATAACGACGTGCAATTTATCTATAAGGATAAACAGCGCCACATGTGGATAGGTACCTTTGGCGGTGGTTTACATCAGCTCATTTCATCTGGTGGCCTGCATCAAAAACTGCAGTTTAAATTTTTTAATACTTCTGATGGTTTGCCGAACGATATTATATTGAGTATAACGGGCGACAATAAAGGTAACTTGTGGTTAACTACCGAGAATGGCCTCTCTAAATACGATGTTAAAGCCCGTCGATTTCAAAATTATGATTACTACGATGGTTTGCCAAATTCAAAGTTTTCTGAGGCGGCATGTTTTAAATCGCGTTCGGGCAATATCCTATTGGGATGCTTAAACGGTTACATATCTTTCAATCCGGATAAAGTATACAATACCAAATACAAAGCAAACATTGCATTAACCAATATCCAGATCTATAATAAAACTGTAATTGCGGGTGCGCCAGGGTCTGTGTTGAAATACCCGGCAGACCAAACTGATCACATCACCTTAAATTACGATCAGAATCTGATAGGGATAGAATATACGGCGCTTGATTATCGCGAAAGCCATAAAATTTTATATGCTTATAAAATGGATGGACTGGATAAAGACTGGAACTATGTTAAAACGCAGCGCCAGGCCACTTATACCAACCTTGCGCCTGGCAAATATATATTCAGGGTAAAAAGTGTAAGTTATGATCTGTTTAAAAACATACCCGAAAAAACTATTGCCATCACCATACTACCGCCGCCCTGGCTTACCGTGTGGGCGTTTATTGGTTACTTTATACTGGCTTTCGTATTACTGGAAGTAGCCCGCCGCATAGTTTTTACCATGATCCGTTTGCGTAACAGGGTGGTTGTTGAGCAAAAATTGACAGAGCTGAAGTTGCAGTTTTTTACCAACATATCGCACGAACTTAAAACGCCGCTAACCTTAATTGTTAGTCCGCTGGAAGAAATCACAAGAGCCGAAAATCTGTCGCCTAAGGGGAGGGAATACATTAACGTAGTGAATAAAAATGCCAACCGGATGATTCGCTTTATTAACCAGTTATTAGATTTCAGGAAGGCACAGAGCGGTAAAATGCGTTTAAAGATATCGGAGGTTGAAATAGTTGGCCTTGTAAAACAAATCAGTTTGTACTTTACCGAATTGGCCAAGGAAAAGCAAATCGATTTGATTGTAAAATCAAACGTTGATAAGTTATATGCCTGGGTAGATGAGGAGAAGCTTGATATTGTGATTTACAACCTGCTCTCCAACTCATTTAAGTTTACTCCTGCCCACAGAAAGATTGTGTTGGAAGTTAAGTTTAACAGCGGAGACACTTGCTTTTACATTAACGTGATTGATCAGGGTGAGGGCATACCCAAAGATAAACTCACGGAAGTTTTTGAACTTTATTACGAAGGCGACAAAACAAACGGCAGTAATTTAAAAGGAACTGGTATCGGCCTGGCTTTATCAAAAGAGCTGGTAATTAATCATCACGGAAAAATAATTGCCCAAAATAATACCGACGGGGGGGCAACCTTTAGTCTGGAACTTAAAACAGGCAAGGAACACTTTGGTAGTAAGGATGTTGATTTTGTGAACGAAAACCATGTACCCGAGTTTGTGCAATCATTTTATGTAGACAAACCCGAAACCACAGTTGTTGGGTTGCCACAAAGTGATGCTAATGCCTACACGGTACTCATCGTTGAGGACAATACCGACTTACGACGGTTTTTGTATAGCCAGCTATCCGTTAATTATCGCGTAATTGAAGCGGCTGATGGGGAAGAAGGTTTAAGGATAGCGCAAGCCTCGCTTCCGGACCTGGTTGTGAGCGATGTGATGATGCCCAATATGGATGGCATACAAATGCTTGATCAGTTAAAAAATAACATTTTAACCAGTCATATTCCCGTGATACTGCTTACGGCCAAGTCGTCTGTTGATAACCAGATAGAAGGTTTAAAATACGGCGCCGATTTTTATATTACCAAACCATTTCATACCGACTTTATAATGGCCTGTATTGAGAGCCTGATTAAACAACGTAAGCAATTATTTGAATCTATATTAGGCAATAAAAGTATCCTACAGCTTTCACCTGGCGAAGTATTCATTACATCAAAAGATGAGCAATTATTAAAAGAAACTATCAGGATAGTAGAGGAGGGTATGAGCGATCCTGATTTTAATATTGATAGCGTTGCTATTGCAGTAGGCTTAGGCCGAACCACTTTTTATAAAAAATTGAAGAGCCTTACGGGCCTGGCACCAGTTGAATTTGTGCGCGATATCAGGCTTCAACGCGGCGAACAGTTGCTATGCGCCGGGGAGTTTAATATTTCGGAGATTGCTTATAAGATAGGCTTTAGCAGCTCAGGGTATTTCAGCACCTGTTTTAAAGAAAAATATAACCTGACACCATCTCAGTATTTGAAAAAAGAAAAGAGCGCAACTTTGCATAATAATCTCAATTAA